One Obesumbacterium proteus DNA window includes the following coding sequences:
- a CDS encoding MalY/PatB family protein: MFDFSKTVDRHGTWCTQWDYIGDRFGVNDLLPFTISDMDFATAPCITQALEKRIAHGVLGYSRWQHEDFLGALRHWYAKRFNSAIDTDTAVYGPSVIYMVAQLIRLWTQPGECVVTHTPAYDAFYKVVLGNQRQLLACPMKQSEGEWFCDMAHLEALLARPQTKVLLLCSPQNPTGKVWTRAELEIMAELCERHDVKVISDEIHMDMTWGDRQHLPWNEVGKTPWALLTSASKSFNIPALTGAYGFINDPATRDAYFLQLKSKDGLSSPAVLAVAAHIAAYREGQSWLDELRTYLQSNLEYVATELNQAFPQLAWKIPQATYLAWIDLRVLGVDDQELQRVLIDEEKVAIMPGFTYGEEGRGFVRLNVGCPRSKVELGVQKLISALKKLVK; encoded by the coding sequence ATGTTTGATTTTTCTAAGACTGTTGACCGTCACGGCACATGGTGTACCCAGTGGGATTATATTGGCGATCGTTTTGGTGTTAACGATCTGCTGCCGTTCACCATTTCCGATATGGATTTTGCAACCGCCCCTTGCATTACGCAGGCACTGGAAAAACGCATTGCGCACGGCGTGCTCGGCTACAGCCGCTGGCAGCACGAAGATTTCCTCGGCGCACTGCGTCACTGGTACGCTAAGCGTTTTAACAGCGCTATAGATACCGATACCGCCGTTTATGGTCCTTCCGTGATCTATATGGTGGCACAGCTGATTCGCCTGTGGACTCAGCCCGGTGAATGCGTTGTCACCCATACACCCGCCTACGATGCTTTCTATAAAGTGGTGCTTGGTAATCAGCGCCAATTGCTGGCCTGCCCGATGAAGCAATCTGAGGGTGAATGGTTCTGCGACATGGCTCACTTAGAAGCGCTGCTGGCTCGCCCACAAACTAAAGTACTGTTGCTATGCAGCCCGCAAAACCCAACGGGTAAAGTCTGGACACGTGCCGAGCTGGAAATCATGGCCGAGCTGTGTGAGCGCCATGACGTGAAGGTCATCAGTGACGAAATCCACATGGATATGACGTGGGGCGATCGTCAGCACCTTCCGTGGAATGAAGTTGGCAAAACACCGTGGGCATTGCTGACCTCCGCCTCCAAGTCCTTCAATATCCCTGCGTTAACCGGCGCCTATGGTTTTATTAACGATCCGGCCACTCGTGACGCTTATTTCTTGCAGCTTAAAAGCAAAGATGGCCTTTCTTCTCCGGCGGTACTTGCCGTTGCAGCGCATATCGCTGCCTATCGTGAAGGTCAGTCGTGGCTAGACGAACTGCGCACATATCTGCAATCCAATCTAGAATACGTCGCCACTGAGCTAAACCAAGCCTTCCCACAATTGGCATGGAAGATCCCACAGGCAACATATCTGGCATGGATCGACCTGCGCGTTCTGGGCGTGGATGACCAAGAGCTTCAGCGCGTACTCATCGATGAGGAAAAAGTGGCGATTATGCCTGGCTTTACCTACGGTGAAGAAGGCCGTGGCTTTGTTCGCCTCAACGTTGGCTGCCCACGCAGCAAAGTGGAATTAGGCGTGCAAAAACTGATTTCTGCTTTAAAAAAGCTAGTTAAATAG
- the manA gene encoding mannose-6-phosphate isomerase, which produces MQKMINAVQNYAWGSHDALSKLYGFSNPDNKPMAELWMGAHPLSSSKVLDKNGNKVSLRDEIAKDLTGNLGSAVAKRFGELPFLFKVLCAAQPLSIQVHPSKHAAEEGFAREESAGIAINAANRNYKDPNHKPELVYALTPFKAMNGFREFAEIAQLLQPVASAHPDIAKFIQSPDAQHLSVLFGNLLSMDGEQKAHALSVLAEALNHQQGPAWDTIRGIARFYPDDSGLFSPLLLNTVELEPGQSMFLYAETPHAYLDGVGLEIMANSDNVLRAGLTPKYIDVPELLANVKFIAKPANTLLTAPVVHGHETRFPIPVEDFAFAVHTLTEVPQSLAQESAAILFCVTGEATLIKGEQRIVLVPGESCYLPASESPVQVQGHGQLARVFNEL; this is translated from the coding sequence ATGCAAAAGATGATTAATGCCGTACAAAACTATGCTTGGGGCAGTCACGATGCACTGAGCAAGCTGTATGGCTTCTCGAATCCAGATAACAAACCTATGGCTGAATTGTGGATGGGGGCTCATCCGCTCAGCAGCTCTAAAGTTTTGGATAAAAACGGCAATAAGGTGTCATTACGCGATGAGATCGCCAAAGATCTCACTGGGAATCTAGGCAGCGCCGTTGCGAAACGTTTTGGCGAGTTGCCATTCTTATTCAAAGTCCTGTGCGCAGCACAGCCGTTATCGATTCAAGTTCACCCAAGCAAACATGCCGCAGAAGAAGGTTTTGCGCGTGAAGAGTCTGCGGGTATTGCGATCAATGCCGCAAACCGTAATTACAAAGATCCTAACCACAAGCCCGAGCTGGTTTATGCGTTAACGCCTTTCAAAGCGATGAACGGCTTCCGTGAATTTGCCGAAATTGCTCAGCTATTACAGCCCGTAGCCAGCGCGCATCCTGATATTGCGAAGTTTATTCAATCGCCAGACGCACAGCATTTATCGGTGTTATTTGGTAATTTGCTGAGTATGGACGGTGAGCAAAAAGCGCATGCCTTAAGCGTGCTTGCCGAAGCGCTAAACCACCAGCAAGGGCCAGCATGGGATACAATACGCGGCATTGCGCGCTTTTATCCAGACGATAGTGGCCTGTTCTCGCCGTTGCTGCTAAATACCGTTGAGCTTGAGCCTGGCCAAAGTATGTTCCTGTATGCAGAAACTCCGCATGCATATTTGGATGGAGTCGGCTTGGAAATCATGGCGAACTCAGACAACGTTCTACGTGCAGGCCTAACGCCAAAATACATCGATGTGCCAGAACTGTTAGCCAACGTGAAGTTTATTGCTAAGCCTGCTAACACGCTGCTGACCGCCCCGGTTGTGCACGGGCATGAAACTCGCTTCCCTATTCCAGTCGAAGACTTTGCCTTTGCCGTGCATACCCTGACCGAAGTGCCACAGTCGTTAGCCCAAGAAAGCGCGGCGATTCTGTTCTGTGTTACCGGTGAAGCGACGCTGATTAAAGGCGAACAGCGTATCGTGCTGGTTCCAGGAGAATCCTGTTATCTGCCAGCCAGTGAGTCGCCAGTGCAGGTTCAAGGCCATGGCCAATTAGCTCGCGTATTTAACGAGCTCTGA
- a CDS encoding bile acid:sodium symporter family protein, giving the protein MSWLQRLRIDKFLLVLICVVILASLFPCEGIYKTVFEHLTTAAIALLFFMHGAKLSREAIVSGMGHWKLHLVVFLSTFALFPLLGLALNVVVPNLLSPALYLGFLYLCALPATVQSAIAYTSMAGGNVAAAICSASASSILGVFLSPLLVGLLMHTQGGETDTLHAIGAIILQLMVPFVVGHLSRPLIAKWVERHRKLINITDRSSILLVVYTAFSEAVIEGIWHQIDAWSLLSIVVCSTVLLAIVLVINTFAARWLGFNTADEITIVFCGSKKSLANGIPMANVLFPASAVGMMVLPLMIFHQIQLMVCAVLAQRYVNRGKKVAEEQVKE; this is encoded by the coding sequence ATGTCTTGGCTGCAACGTTTGCGGATTGATAAGTTTTTACTGGTTCTGATTTGCGTGGTGATTCTGGCATCGTTGTTCCCTTGTGAAGGGATCTACAAAACGGTCTTCGAACATCTCACCACGGCGGCGATTGCGTTGCTGTTCTTTATGCACGGTGCCAAGCTTTCACGTGAAGCCATCGTTTCTGGGATGGGCCATTGGAAACTGCATTTAGTGGTTTTTCTCAGTACGTTTGCGCTTTTCCCTCTGCTCGGGTTAGCGCTCAACGTGGTGGTACCTAATCTTTTGAGCCCCGCGCTCTATCTCGGTTTCCTTTATTTGTGTGCTTTGCCTGCCACCGTTCAGTCGGCGATTGCTTATACCTCGATGGCGGGTGGAAACGTTGCCGCCGCTATCTGTAGTGCATCGGCGTCCAGTATTCTGGGTGTGTTCCTTTCGCCACTGCTGGTGGGATTGCTGATGCACACGCAGGGCGGCGAAACCGATACGCTGCATGCGATTGGCGCGATCATCCTGCAACTGATGGTTCCTTTTGTGGTGGGGCATTTATCTCGCCCGCTGATTGCCAAATGGGTCGAGCGTCATCGTAAGCTGATTAATATTACTGACCGGTCTTCGATTTTATTGGTGGTTTATACCGCATTCAGCGAAGCCGTTATTGAAGGTATCTGGCACCAGATTGACGCTTGGTCGCTGCTGTCTATCGTTGTCTGCTCCACCGTGCTGCTAGCCATTGTGTTGGTCATCAATACCTTTGCGGCGCGTTGGTTGGGGTTCAATACCGCAGATGAAATTACCATTGTGTTCTGCGGTTCTAAAAAGAGCTTGGCGAACGGCATCCCGATGGCAAACGTACTTTTCCCTGCCTCGGCGGTAGGCATGATGGTTCTCCCATTGATGATTTTCCACCAAATTCAGCTGATGGTGTGCGCGGTATTAGCGCAAAGGTATGTGAATCGTGGGAAGAAGGTGGCTGAGGAGCAGGTGAAGGAATAG
- the malI gene encoding Mal regulon transcriptional regulator MalI, which yields MNPKKITITDVAQHAGVSVTTVSLVLSGKGRISDKTCHRVNSAIETLGYVRNQQAAMLRGSVSNVIGLIVSDISEPFYAEVAAGISEILEAQGKVLFLTQCGKNGLHLARCLDSLSGYGVDGIIVGSGRFLSDEMKQKAREMRLPLVCAARASEFDDIDVIRPDNSQAAKMATEYLIKHGHRQIAYLGGESSSLTRAERLGGFCGTLIQYGLPFKSEWVVECDCKQQDAAEATKNLLNHHPKITAILCHKASIAMGAYFGVIGMGNSVGKDENESYYSRQVALIGFGDVPEAELTDPPLTFISSSAREIGYSAANRMLQRIDAPDEQVQHIILPPKLIARGSA from the coding sequence ATGAACCCGAAAAAGATCACCATAACCGACGTTGCCCAGCACGCTGGCGTATCAGTTACTACCGTTTCTCTGGTCCTCAGCGGCAAGGGGCGTATTTCTGATAAAACCTGTCATCGTGTTAACTCAGCGATTGAAACTCTTGGTTATGTACGCAACCAACAGGCAGCGATGCTGCGCGGAAGCGTGTCTAATGTGATCGGGCTTATCGTTAGTGACATTAGCGAGCCGTTTTATGCTGAAGTTGCGGCAGGAATTAGTGAAATCTTGGAAGCGCAGGGGAAGGTGCTATTTCTCACGCAGTGTGGAAAAAACGGTCTACATCTGGCTCGTTGCCTTGATAGCCTGAGTGGTTACGGCGTTGACGGCATTATTGTAGGTAGTGGTCGTTTTCTTAGTGATGAGATGAAACAGAAAGCGCGAGAAATGCGTTTGCCGCTGGTGTGTGCCGCACGGGCCAGCGAATTCGATGATATCGACGTTATTCGCCCGGATAACTCGCAGGCGGCAAAGATGGCCACAGAATATTTAATTAAACATGGTCATCGCCAGATTGCCTATCTCGGTGGAGAAAGTAGCTCCCTTACGCGCGCTGAACGCTTAGGTGGGTTTTGCGGAACCTTGATCCAATATGGTCTGCCGTTCAAATCGGAATGGGTTGTCGAGTGCGACTGTAAGCAACAGGACGCGGCGGAGGCGACCAAAAACCTGCTTAACCATCACCCTAAAATCACGGCAATCTTGTGCCATAAGGCGTCTATTGCCATGGGCGCATACTTTGGCGTAATCGGCATGGGTAATAGCGTGGGTAAAGACGAGAACGAAAGCTACTATTCGCGTCAGGTAGCATTAATTGGTTTTGGGGATGTGCCGGAAGCAGAGCTGACCGATCCACCGTTAACCTTCATCAGTAGCTCCGCACGTGAAATAGGCTATAGCGCGGCGAACCGCATGCTACAGCGTATTGATGCGCCCGACGAACAGGTCCAACACATTATTTTGCCACCCAAGCTAATAGCCAGAGGCTCGGCATAA
- the add gene encoding adenosine deaminase — translation MIDTRLPLTDIHRHLDGNIRPQTILELGRQFNLALPAEELEALRPHVQITDTAPDLVSFLQKLDWGVAVLGSLDACRRVAYENVEDALRAGIDYAELRFSPYYMAMKHQLPVQGVVEAVIDGVRAGVRDFGVETRLIGIMSRTFGESACLKELDALLACREGITALDLAGDELGFPGSLFLNHFNRARDAGLHITVHAGEAAGPESIWQAIHELGAERIGHGVKAVEDTKLLDYLAKNRIGMESCLTSNIQTSTVASLENHPLKTFLRHGILASINTDDPAVEGIELAHEYNVAAPAAGLTPEEIRTAQINGLEMAFISEEEKRALREKKIGS, via the coding sequence ATGATTGACACCCGCCTTCCTCTGACCGATATCCATCGTCATCTTGACGGTAACATTCGTCCGCAAACTATTCTGGAACTGGGTCGCCAGTTCAATCTGGCACTGCCTGCCGAAGAGCTGGAAGCCCTGCGCCCTCACGTACAAATCACCGATACCGCGCCAGACTTAGTCAGCTTTTTACAGAAACTGGATTGGGGCGTTGCCGTTTTAGGTTCTCTCGACGCCTGCCGCCGTGTTGCCTACGAAAACGTGGAAGATGCATTACGTGCCGGTATCGACTATGCCGAACTGCGTTTCTCGCCGTATTACATGGCGATGAAACACCAGTTGCCGGTACAAGGTGTCGTTGAAGCGGTAATCGACGGCGTGCGCGCCGGTGTTCGCGATTTTGGCGTTGAAACTCGCCTCATCGGCATCATGAGCCGTACATTTGGCGAAAGCGCCTGCTTAAAAGAACTAGATGCCCTGCTGGCCTGTCGTGAAGGCATCACCGCATTGGATTTGGCTGGTGACGAACTGGGCTTCCCTGGCTCTTTATTCCTAAACCACTTCAACCGCGCACGCGACGCAGGTTTACATATTACGGTTCACGCGGGCGAAGCGGCTGGCCCTGAAAGCATCTGGCAAGCCATTCATGAACTAGGTGCAGAACGCATCGGCCACGGTGTTAAAGCGGTCGAAGATACCAAGCTGCTGGATTATTTAGCTAAAAACCGCATCGGGATGGAATCCTGCCTGACGTCCAATATTCAAACCAGCACCGTAGCTTCACTGGAAAATCACCCGCTGAAAACCTTCCTACGTCACGGCATTCTGGCCTCCATTAACACTGACGATCCGGCAGTAGAAGGCATTGAGCTGGCGCATGAATATAACGTCGCCGCACCTGCCGCAGGGTTAACGCCAGAAGAAATCCGCACCGCCCAGATCAATGGATTGGAGATGGCGTTTATTTCTGAAGAAGAGAAACGCGCTCTGCGTGAGAAGAAAATAGGGTCGTGA
- a CDS encoding oxidoreductase, protein MADSIRVGLIGYGFAGKTFHAPLIAGTPGLTLAAVSSSDAEKVRADWPGMTVVGEPGQLFSDPNIDMVVIPTPNITHYPLAKQALLAGKHVVVDKPFTVNLQEARELDMLAKQQKRLLSVFHNRRWDSDFLTVKTLLAEGALGDVVQFESHYDRFRLEVRDRWREKVGAGSGIWFDLGSHLLDQALQLFGKPQSLLADLAAMRPNSQTTDYFHAILYYSDKRVILHGSMVTAAETPRYVVHGTKGSYIKHGLDPQEDRLKAGERPPQADWGYDMRDGVLTLVQDDIMAEQSLLTIPGNYPAYYAGIRDAINGDGDNPVPACEAITVMELLELGQESSLQQRALPLPA, encoded by the coding sequence ATGGCGGATTCAATTCGTGTTGGGCTGATCGGCTATGGCTTTGCCGGTAAAACGTTCCATGCACCGCTGATTGCTGGCACGCCGGGTTTAACACTAGCGGCGGTTTCAAGCAGCGATGCTGAAAAAGTGCGCGCTGATTGGCCGGGAATGACGGTGGTTGGCGAGCCGGGACAGCTTTTTTCCGATCCCAATATTGATATGGTGGTTATCCCAACGCCTAACATTACGCATTATCCTCTCGCAAAGCAGGCGCTGCTGGCGGGTAAACATGTGGTGGTGGATAAGCCTTTCACGGTCAATCTACAGGAAGCACGTGAGCTAGACATGCTGGCTAAGCAGCAAAAACGGCTGCTGTCGGTGTTTCATAACCGCCGTTGGGACAGTGACTTTCTTACGGTGAAAACGCTGCTGGCGGAAGGCGCGCTGGGTGATGTGGTGCAGTTTGAATCACATTACGATCGTTTTCGTCTGGAGGTCCGTGACCGCTGGCGCGAGAAAGTGGGCGCAGGCAGCGGGATCTGGTTTGATCTTGGCTCACACTTGCTCGATCAAGCCTTACAGCTGTTTGGCAAACCTCAAAGCTTGTTGGCGGATCTGGCAGCGATGCGGCCAAACTCGCAGACCACAGACTATTTCCACGCCATTTTGTATTACTCCGATAAGCGCGTCATTTTGCACGGGAGCATGGTTACGGCCGCTGAAACGCCGCGTTATGTGGTTCATGGCACGAAAGGCAGCTACATCAAACATGGATTAGATCCGCAAGAGGATCGCTTGAAGGCCGGTGAGCGTCCACCGCAGGCGGATTGGGGTTATGACATGCGTGATGGTGTGTTAACGCTGGTACAAGACGACATTATGGCCGAGCAGTCGTTGCTGACTATTCCGGGCAACTATCCGGCGTATTATGCCGGTATTCGTGATGCGATTAACGGTGACGGTGATAATCCCGTACCGGCTTGCGAGGCGATAACCGTAATGGAGCTGCTGGAATTGGGGCAAGAGTCGTCGCTTCAACAAAGAGCATTACCGTTACCCGCTTAA
- the malX gene encoding maltose/glucose-specific PTS transporter subunit IIBC — MPTQTKQKITLWEFFQSLGKTFMLPVALLSFCGIMLGIGSSLSSRDVLTLLPVLDNTPLQLLFTWMSKIGSFGFSFLPVMFAVAIPLGMARDNKGVAAFAGFVGFTVFNLATNFYLTTKGILPSVDPLVLKANNIQTVLGIQSIDTGILGAIIVGIVVFLLHERFSTIRLPDALSFFGGTRFVPIITLLVLGLLGLLVPLIWPWFAMGINGLGRLIHSAGAFGPMIFGTVERLLLPFGLQHILVAIIRFTEAGGTMDVCGHSVSGALTIFQAQLSCPTTHGFSESATQFLSQGKMPAFLGGLPGAALAMYHCARPENRHKIKGLLISGVVACVVGGTTEPLEFLFLFVAPFLYLIHAILTGLGFTIMSVLGVTIGNTDGNIIDFVVFGVLHGLQTKWYMVPVVAAVWFVAYYAIFRFAITRFNIKTPGRDIDNSTTSEKSAKAASSSKSGYDTPGILVALGGADNIVSLDNCITRLRLSVKDMKLVDDATLKNLRAIGVVHVNEHNLQVVIGPQVQSVKDELDYLIAQPSV, encoded by the coding sequence ATGCCCACCCAGACCAAACAAAAAATTACGCTATGGGAGTTTTTCCAAAGCCTTGGTAAGACCTTTATGCTGCCCGTGGCGCTGCTCTCTTTCTGCGGCATTATGCTGGGAATTGGTAGCTCGCTGAGCAGCCGCGATGTTTTAACGTTATTGCCAGTGCTGGATAATACCCCGCTTCAATTACTGTTCACTTGGATGAGCAAAATCGGCTCCTTCGGTTTCAGCTTCCTGCCGGTGATGTTCGCCGTTGCTATCCCTCTGGGTATGGCACGCGATAACAAAGGCGTTGCGGCGTTTGCCGGATTCGTAGGTTTTACCGTATTCAATCTGGCCACCAACTTCTATCTGACGACGAAAGGGATCTTGCCAAGCGTTGATCCTCTGGTGCTGAAAGCCAATAACATTCAAACCGTGCTGGGTATTCAGTCTATTGATACCGGTATTTTGGGTGCGATTATCGTCGGGATTGTGGTGTTCTTACTGCATGAACGCTTTAGCACTATTCGTCTGCCGGATGCGCTTTCGTTCTTCGGCGGTACGCGCTTCGTTCCAATTATCACCCTGCTGGTTTTAGGCCTGCTTGGTCTGCTGGTGCCATTGATCTGGCCGTGGTTCGCGATGGGCATTAATGGCCTTGGTCGCCTTATCCATAGCGCTGGCGCATTTGGTCCGATGATCTTCGGTACCGTTGAGCGTCTGCTGTTACCGTTTGGTTTACAGCACATTCTGGTTGCCATTATTCGCTTTACCGAAGCGGGCGGCACCATGGACGTTTGCGGTCACTCCGTTAGCGGTGCACTGACCATCTTCCAAGCGCAGCTTTCTTGCCCTACCACTCACGGCTTCTCAGAAAGCGCAACGCAGTTCCTGTCTCAGGGTAAAATGCCCGCCTTCTTAGGTGGTTTACCGGGTGCAGCGTTAGCGATGTACCACTGTGCGCGTCCTGAAAACCGCCATAAAATTAAAGGCCTGCTGATTTCTGGCGTGGTTGCCTGTGTTGTTGGTGGTACCACTGAACCGCTTGAATTCCTGTTCCTGTTTGTTGCGCCGTTCTTGTACCTGATCCACGCCATCCTGACTGGCTTGGGCTTCACCATCATGTCCGTGCTCGGCGTGACTATCGGTAACACCGACGGCAACATCATCGACTTCGTGGTGTTTGGCGTTCTGCACGGTCTACAAACCAAATGGTATATGGTTCCTGTGGTTGCCGCGGTATGGTTCGTTGCCTACTACGCTATCTTCCGTTTCGCTATCACCCGCTTCAATATCAAAACGCCGGGTCGCGATATTGATAACAGCACCACCAGCGAAAAATCAGCGAAAGCGGCGTCTTCAAGCAAATCAGGCTATGACACCCCGGGGATTTTGGTTGCACTCGGCGGCGCGGATAATATCGTGTCCCTCGACAACTGTATTACCCGCCTGCGTCTTTCAGTGAAAGACATGAAGCTGGTTGATGACGCAACGCTGAAAAACCTACGTGCTATTGGCGTGGTGCATGTCAATGAGCATAATTTACAGGTTGTTATCGGGCCACAGGTACAGTCGGTCAAAGATGAATTAGACTACCTAATAGCTCAGCCAAGCGTATAA
- a CDS encoding YdgA family protein: protein MKKSAVAVAVIVVLGAAWTGASWYTGKLIEQRMTTEVENVNSQINNYFPKAGLKLSYEDYNRHLFSTDVRYILQNDPTFKGEPSLKAGEQIVLKETITHGPFPLAQLKNFNFVPSMASVHTELENTPAVKALFDATKGKSLVDADTRIAYNGDTQSKITLIPVDYAKDKISVKFDGAVINADVAKDLSTLKFDMNSDNVVISAPNEMSQQEQITLQGFTMESDSHRGKFDLNIGSQKMNAKHLSVSVDGKESAVLDGFKLDANVGEDDKNLNGVLNYTLDALKISGKDFGQGALTLKFNGVDGKGLKAFTFQYNDFINRQLAQGDDVDPDVYQQELAALVEKNMPALLAGSPTLNIQPLSWKTAQGESQFSLDLNLANPQPQAETTGEPLMLRSIKKLDAKLAISMPMATQLASQAAELEGYNAEDAKRLAGQQVQGISAMGQMFKLTTQKDNVISSNFSYADGQVDLNGTKMPLAQFVGLFGILGGMQDQSEAPAGN, encoded by the coding sequence ATGAAAAAATCAGCTGTCGCGGTTGCGGTCATTGTTGTGTTAGGCGCAGCCTGGACCGGAGCCTCTTGGTATACCGGGAAGCTCATTGAGCAACGAATGACGACTGAGGTTGAGAACGTTAATAGCCAGATCAACAACTATTTCCCTAAAGCAGGGTTAAAACTCAGCTACGAAGACTACAATCGCCATCTGTTCTCTACCGACGTTCGCTATATTCTGCAAAACGATCCAACCTTTAAAGGCGAGCCAAGCCTTAAAGCCGGTGAACAGATTGTGTTGAAAGAAACCATTACCCACGGTCCATTCCCGCTGGCACAGCTCAAAAACTTCAACTTTGTGCCAAGCATGGCGTCAGTACATACCGAATTAGAAAACACGCCAGCGGTAAAAGCATTGTTTGATGCTACTAAGGGTAAATCGCTGGTAGATGCAGATACACGCATCGCTTACAACGGCGATACGCAGTCGAAAATTACGCTGATCCCTGTCGACTACGCGAAAGACAAAATTTCAGTGAAATTTGACGGCGCAGTGATTAACGCAGACGTCGCCAAAGATCTTTCCACGCTGAAATTCGACATGAACAGCGATAACGTAGTGATCTCTGCACCAAATGAAATGAGCCAGCAAGAGCAAATCACTCTGCAAGGCTTCACGATGGAAAGCGATAGCCACCGCGGCAAGTTTGACCTGAATATCGGCTCGCAAAAAATGAATGCCAAGCACCTGTCGGTGTCTGTTGATGGCAAAGAGTCTGCCGTGCTTGATGGCTTCAAGCTAGACGCGAACGTCGGCGAAGATGATAAGAATCTTAATGGCGTGCTGAACTACACGCTTGATGCGCTGAAAATCAGCGGCAAAGATTTCGGTCAAGGTGCCTTAACGTTGAAATTCAACGGCGTAGACGGGAAAGGATTGAAAGCGTTTACCTTCCAGTACAATGATTTCATCAACCGCCAACTGGCACAGGGCGACGACGTTGATCCTGATGTCTATCAGCAAGAATTAGCCGCGCTGGTTGAAAAGAATATGCCTGCCCTGCTTGCTGGAAGCCCAACGCTAAATATTCAACCGCTGAGCTGGAAAACCGCTCAGGGTGAAAGTCAGTTCAGCTTGGATCTCAACCTTGCTAACCCTCAACCGCAGGCAGAAACTACCGGCGAGCCGTTGATGTTGCGGTCAATCAAAAAGCTGGACGCAAAACTGGCTATCTCCATGCCGATGGCGACCCAGTTGGCTTCTCAGGCAGCGGAATTAGAAGGTTATAACGCCGAAGATGCGAAACGTTTAGCAGGACAACAGGTTCAAGGCATTTCAGCCATGGGCCAGATGTTTAAGCTGACAACGCAGAAAGACAATGTGATTTCGAGCAATTTCAGCTATGCCGATGGTCAGGTTGATTTGAATGGCACCAAAATGCCGCTGGCTCAGTTTGTTGGCCTGTTTGGAATTTTAGGTGGTATGCAAGATCAGAGCGAAGCCCCTGCGGGGAATTGA